The following are encoded in a window of Pseudomonas graminis genomic DNA:
- a CDS encoding LysR family transcriptional regulator: MLSKRHFPSVTALQCFEAVTRHLSFTRAAEELNLTQSAVSKQVAQLEELVQHLLFRRVRRRLQLTPAGALYLGEVRKVLTQMEMSTHFLRSYGGETEVLRVSTPSTFGARWLVPRLKGWRMRHPHIHLDLVNEQESDDLAQSRCDLSFYFGGGARPGAESVKLFSEELIPVCAPGSLPIEPFTDPTQLTDLVLLQNAHRPQAWHDWFESQGYQTEHSYHGPRFETIYMCIRAAQVGCGVALLPRFLVEEELADGKLIIPWPHALPSQDAYYLAYPEHAAEVPKIRVFVEWMLEQLNEPTPQ; the protein is encoded by the coding sequence ATGCTGAGCAAACGCCATTTCCCGTCGGTCACCGCGCTGCAATGTTTTGAAGCGGTGACCCGCCACCTGAGTTTTACCCGCGCGGCCGAGGAGCTGAACCTCACCCAGAGCGCGGTCAGCAAGCAGGTCGCCCAGTTGGAAGAATTGGTGCAACACCTGTTGTTTCGAAGGGTTCGTCGGCGCCTGCAATTGACGCCAGCCGGTGCGCTGTACCTGGGCGAAGTGCGCAAAGTGCTCACGCAGATGGAAATGTCGACGCACTTCCTGCGTTCCTACGGCGGCGAAACCGAAGTCCTGCGGGTGTCGACACCCTCGACCTTCGGTGCCCGCTGGCTGGTGCCGCGACTGAAGGGCTGGCGCATGCGTCATCCGCACATTCATCTGGATCTGGTCAACGAACAGGAAAGCGATGACCTCGCCCAGAGCCGTTGCGACCTGTCGTTCTATTTCGGCGGTGGCGCCCGACCCGGTGCCGAGAGCGTGAAGCTGTTCAGCGAAGAGCTGATCCCGGTCTGCGCCCCCGGCAGTTTACCGATTGAGCCCTTCACAGATCCTACGCAGTTGACCGATCTGGTCCTGCTGCAAAACGCGCATCGTCCCCAGGCCTGGCATGACTGGTTCGAGAGTCAGGGCTACCAGACGGAACACAGCTACCACGGCCCGCGTTTCGAAACGATCTACATGTGCATTCGCGCGGCGCAAGTGGGATGCGGCGTCGCGCTGCTGCCCCGGTTTCTGGTCGAAGAAGAACTGGCTGACGGCAAACTGATCATCCCATGGCCACACGCCCTGCCGAGTCAGGACGCCTATTACCTCGCCTACCCGGAGCACGCGGCCGAAGTGCCGAAGATTCGCGTGTTTGTGGAGTGGATGCTCGAACAGCTCAACGAGCCAACGCCGCAGTGA
- the amaB gene encoding L-piperidine-6-carboxylate dehydrogenase, whose protein sequence is MLNDLLTRLGVDAALYQQGDKPVHTPIDGSQVASVNWESAAEVEQRITRADHAFEAWRKVPAPRRGELIRLFGEALRKHKADLGELVSWEAGKIKQEGLGEVQEMIDICDFAVGLSRQMYGLTIASERPGHHMRETWHPLGVVGVISAFNFPVAVWSWNTALALVCGNSVIWKPSEKTPLTALACQALFDKVVAEFSDAPQYLTQCIVGGREAGEALVDDLRVALISATGSTRMGREVAPKLAARFARSILELGGNNAMILTPSADLDLAVRAVLFSAVGTAGQRCTTLRRLIAHSSVKAEFVERLKAAYAKVRIGHPLEGNLVGPLIDKQSYENMQEALEQALSEGGKVFGGKRQLQEKFPNAYYVSPAIVEMPEQSDVVRSETFAPILYVVGYEEFSEAVRLNNDVPQGLSSCIFTTDVREAEQFISALGSDCGIANVNIGPSGAEIGGAFGGEKETGGGRESGSDSWKGYMRRQTATVNYSRELPLAQGITFD, encoded by the coding sequence ATGCTCAACGACCTGCTTACCCGACTCGGTGTCGATGCCGCGCTTTATCAACAGGGCGACAAGCCTGTTCACACGCCTATCGATGGCAGTCAGGTGGCGTCGGTGAACTGGGAAAGCGCCGCCGAAGTCGAGCAGCGCATCACCCGCGCCGACCACGCCTTCGAAGCGTGGCGCAAAGTCCCTGCGCCCCGGCGTGGCGAGCTGATCCGCCTGTTTGGCGAAGCGCTGCGCAAGCACAAGGCCGACCTGGGCGAGCTGGTGTCGTGGGAGGCCGGCAAGATCAAACAGGAAGGGCTGGGTGAAGTGCAGGAAATGATCGACATCTGCGACTTCGCCGTCGGGCTGTCGCGCCAGATGTACGGCCTGACCATCGCTTCCGAGCGCCCGGGCCACCACATGCGTGAAACCTGGCACCCGCTGGGCGTCGTCGGCGTCATCAGCGCGTTCAACTTCCCGGTGGCGGTTTGGTCGTGGAACACCGCGTTGGCGCTGGTCTGCGGTAACTCGGTGATCTGGAAACCGTCGGAAAAGACCCCGCTGACCGCGCTGGCCTGTCAGGCATTGTTTGATAAAGTCGTCGCTGAATTTTCCGACGCCCCGCAGTACCTCACCCAGTGTATCGTCGGCGGCCGCGAAGCCGGTGAGGCGTTGGTCGATGACCTCCGCGTCGCGTTGATCAGCGCCACTGGCAGTACGCGCATGGGTCGCGAAGTGGCGCCGAAGCTCGCTGCACGCTTCGCCCGCAGCATTCTGGAGCTGGGCGGCAACAACGCGATGATTCTGACCCCAAGTGCCGATCTGGACCTGGCCGTGCGCGCGGTGCTGTTCAGTGCCGTCGGGACGGCCGGTCAGCGTTGCACCACCCTGCGGCGTTTGATCGCGCATTCGTCGGTCAAGGCCGAGTTCGTCGAGCGCCTGAAAGCGGCGTACGCCAAGGTGCGCATCGGGCATCCGCTGGAAGGCAATCTGGTCGGTCCGCTGATCGACAAGCAAAGCTATGAAAACATGCAGGAGGCGCTGGAACAGGCGCTAAGCGAAGGCGGCAAGGTGTTTGGTGGCAAGCGCCAGCTGCAGGAGAAATTCCCGAACGCTTATTACGTTTCGCCGGCCATCGTCGAGATGCCGGAGCAGAGCGATGTGGTGCGCAGCGAAACCTTCGCGCCGATTCTGTACGTGGTGGGCTACGAGGAATTCAGCGAGGCGGTGCGCCTGAATAACGATGTGCCCCAGGGTTTGTCGTCCTGCATCTTTACCACCGACGTGCGCGAGGCCGAGCAGTTCATTTCGGCGTTGGGCAGCGATTGCGGCATTGCCAACGTCAATATTGGCCCGAGTGGTGCAGAGATTGGTGGTGCGTTCGGTGGCGAGAAAGAAACCGGCGGCGGCCGCGAGTCCGGCTCGGACTCGTGGAAAGGCTACATGCGTCGCCAGACTGCCACGGTGAACTACTCCCGCGAACTGCCGCTGGCGCAAGGGATTACGTTTGATTGA
- the amaA gene encoding L-pipecolate oxidase, producing the protein MPLREECLWETLTPQRPEAPALSGEVTVDVCVIGAGITGLSAAIHLLEQGKTVAVVEAHRTGQGGSGRNVGLVNAGLWIPPDEIEVGFGEKVGSQLNTMLGNAPSLVFSLIEKYAIDCQATRKGTLHMAHNAKGEQDLRSREEQWKRRGAPVELLTGKACQEATGTTEITSALLDHRAGTINPMAYTSGLAAAVTQLGGQRFDHSPVKRLERQGARWCVITENGAVLAEQVVIASNAYTEGEWTELRRNFFPGYYYQVASAPLVEDAAQQILPGGQGSWDTRQVLSSIRRDADGRLLLGSLGNGNQKPGWFLKAWADRVQQHYFPYLKPVEWECKWTGCIAFTPDHLLRMFEPAPGLVAVTGYNGRGNTTGTVVGKAFADYLCSGNASVLPIPFAQMQPLAAVGLRSSLYEAGFSLYHAGQCLRIVI; encoded by the coding sequence ATGCCGTTACGCGAAGAATGTCTGTGGGAAACGCTGACGCCGCAAAGGCCGGAAGCGCCTGCGTTGAGCGGGGAAGTGACGGTCGATGTGTGTGTCATCGGCGCAGGCATCACGGGTTTGTCGGCGGCCATTCATCTGCTTGAACAGGGCAAGACGGTCGCGGTTGTTGAAGCCCATCGCACCGGGCAGGGCGGGTCGGGACGGAACGTAGGACTGGTCAACGCGGGCCTGTGGATTCCCCCTGACGAAATCGAAGTCGGCTTCGGCGAAAAAGTCGGCAGCCAGCTCAACACCATGCTCGGCAATGCGCCGTCACTGGTGTTCAGCCTGATCGAAAAATACGCCATCGACTGCCAGGCGACGCGCAAAGGCACACTGCACATGGCCCACAACGCCAAAGGCGAGCAGGACCTGCGCAGCCGTGAAGAACAATGGAAACGTCGCGGCGCGCCTGTGGAATTGCTCACCGGCAAAGCCTGCCAGGAAGCGACCGGCACCACCGAGATTACCTCCGCTTTACTCGATCACCGCGCGGGCACCATCAACCCGATGGCCTACACCAGCGGGCTGGCGGCGGCCGTCACGCAATTGGGTGGTCAGCGTTTCGATCACTCGCCGGTCAAACGCCTGGAGCGACAAGGCGCGCGCTGGTGCGTGATCACCGAAAACGGCGCGGTGCTTGCCGAGCAAGTCGTGATCGCGTCCAACGCCTACACCGAGGGCGAGTGGACCGAGCTTCGGCGCAACTTCTTCCCCGGCTACTACTATCAAGTGGCCTCCGCGCCCCTGGTCGAAGACGCGGCGCAGCAGATTTTGCCGGGCGGGCAGGGCTCCTGGGACACGCGTCAGGTGCTCAGCAGCATTCGTCGCGATGCCGATGGCCGTCTGTTGCTGGGCAGTCTGGGCAATGGCAATCAGAAGCCCGGCTGGTTTCTCAAAGCGTGGGCCGATCGGGTGCAGCAGCATTATTTCCCGTACCTCAAACCGGTTGAGTGGGAATGCAAGTGGACCGGCTGCATCGCGTTCACGCCCGATCACCTCCTGCGAATGTTCGAGCCTGCCCCGGGACTGGTCGCGGTTACCGGTTACAACGGACGGGGCAACACCACAGGGACAGTCGTTGGCAAAGCCTTCGCCGATTATCTGTGCAGCGGCAACGCCAGTGTCTTACCCATCCCCTTTGCGCAGATGCAGCCGCTGGCGGCCGTCGGACTGCGCAGCTCTTTGTACGAGGCTGGCTTTTCGCTATACCATGCGGGCCAATGCCTCAGAATCGTGATCTGA
- a CDS encoding ABC transporter substrate-binding protein, giving the protein MSQTFYRKGFLALAVATAMGAASFAQAADIKIGVAGPMTGANASFGEQYMKGAQAAADAINAAGGVNGDKIVLTAYDDACEPKQAVAVANKAASDKVAGVVGHFCSSSTIPASEVYDEAGIIAITPGSTNPTVTERGLSAMFRMCGRDDQQGIVAGDYIVDVLKGKKIAVINDKDTYGKGLADATAKQLTARGVKPVLEEGLTRGEKDFSALVTKIRSVGADVVYFGGLHPEAGPLVRQLREQGLKDVKFMSDDGVVTDELVTTAGGAQYVDGVYMTFGADPRMLPDSKAVVEQFRKSGYEPEGYTLYAYASVQALAAGFNGAKSNKGEDAAKFLKAHPVKTVMGEKAWDTKGDLKVSDYVVYQWDKDGKYHQLEKQK; this is encoded by the coding sequence ATGTCGCAGACGTTCTACAGAAAAGGCTTTCTCGCACTCGCAGTGGCTACTGCCATGGGTGCGGCTTCATTTGCGCAGGCAGCCGACATCAAGATCGGCGTTGCAGGCCCGATGACCGGCGCCAACGCCTCATTCGGCGAGCAATACATGAAGGGCGCTCAAGCAGCTGCCGATGCCATCAACGCTGCGGGCGGCGTCAACGGCGATAAAATCGTCCTGACCGCCTACGACGATGCTTGCGAACCGAAACAGGCCGTTGCCGTTGCCAACAAGGCCGCGTCCGACAAAGTTGCCGGCGTTGTCGGTCACTTCTGCTCCTCCTCGACCATCCCTGCGTCGGAAGTCTATGACGAAGCCGGCATCATCGCGATCACCCCTGGCTCCACCAACCCGACCGTGACCGAGCGCGGCCTGAGCGCCATGTTCCGTATGTGCGGCCGTGACGATCAGCAAGGCATCGTGGCCGGCGACTACATCGTCGACGTGCTCAAGGGCAAGAAAATCGCCGTCATCAACGACAAAGACACCTACGGCAAAGGCCTGGCAGACGCCACCGCCAAGCAGCTGACCGCTCGCGGCGTGAAGCCGGTGCTGGAAGAAGGTCTGACCCGTGGCGAAAAAGACTTCAGCGCCCTGGTCACCAAGATTCGTTCGGTTGGCGCTGACGTCGTTTACTTCGGCGGCCTGCACCCGGAAGCCGGTCCACTGGTTCGCCAACTGCGTGAGCAAGGCCTGAAAGACGTCAAGTTCATGTCTGACGACGGCGTCGTGACCGACGAACTGGTGACCACCGCTGGCGGCGCGCAATACGTCGATGGCGTGTACATGACCTTCGGCGCCGACCCGCGCATGCTGCCAGACAGCAAGGCCGTGGTTGAGCAGTTCCGCAAATCCGGCTACGAGCCAGAAGGCTACACCCTCTACGCGTACGCTTCGGTTCAGGCCCTGGCCGCCGGCTTCAACGGTGCCAAGTCGAACAAAGGCGAAGACGCTGCCAAGTTCCTCAAGGCTCACCCGGTCAAAACCGTCATGGGCGAGAAAGCCTGGGACACCAAGGGCGACCTGAAAGTCTCTGACTACGTGGTTTACCAGTGGGACAAGGACGGCAAATACCACCAGCTCGAAAAGCAGAAGTGA
- a CDS encoding ABC transporter permease subunit, translated as MDGIFLQQMVNGLTLGSVYGLIAIGYTMVYGIIGMINFAHGDVYMISAYLAAIGLAVLSFFGVESFPFLILGTLIFTIVVTGVYGFVIERVAYKPLRNSTRLAPLISAIGISLILQNYAQIAQGPRQQGVPTLLEGAMRFDVGSGFVQITYTKIFILIAAFVGMGVLTYIIKYTKLGRMCRATQQDRKMASILGINTDRVISYVFVIGAAMAALAGVLITMNYGTFDFFAGFVIGIKAFTAAVLGGIGSLPGAMLGGLILGVAESQFSGLINSDYKDVFSFGLLVVILIFRPQGLLGRPLVAKV; from the coding sequence ATGGACGGTATTTTCCTGCAGCAAATGGTCAACGGCCTGACACTGGGCTCGGTCTATGGCCTGATCGCCATCGGTTACACGATGGTCTACGGCATCATCGGCATGATCAACTTCGCCCACGGCGACGTGTACATGATCTCCGCCTACCTCGCAGCCATCGGCCTTGCCGTGCTGTCTTTCTTCGGCGTTGAGTCATTCCCCTTTCTGATTCTTGGCACACTGATCTTCACCATCGTGGTCACCGGTGTGTACGGTTTCGTCATCGAGCGTGTGGCGTACAAACCGCTGCGTAACTCGACCCGTCTGGCGCCACTGATCAGCGCGATCGGCATCTCCCTGATTCTGCAGAACTACGCGCAGATCGCTCAGGGCCCACGCCAGCAAGGCGTACCGACCCTGCTCGAAGGCGCCATGCGCTTCGATGTCGGCAGCGGTTTCGTACAGATCACCTACACCAAAATCTTCATCCTGATCGCTGCCTTCGTCGGCATGGGCGTACTGACCTACATCATCAAGTACACCAAGCTGGGCCGGATGTGCCGCGCCACGCAGCAGGATCGCAAGATGGCCTCGATTCTCGGCATCAACACCGACCGCGTCATTTCCTACGTGTTCGTCATTGGCGCGGCCATGGCGGCACTGGCTGGCGTGCTGATCACCATGAACTACGGCACCTTCGACTTCTTCGCCGGCTTCGTCATTGGCATCAAGGCGTTTACCGCGGCGGTACTGGGCGGCATTGGTTCGTTGCCGGGCGCCATGCTCGGCGGGCTGATCCTCGGGGTTGCCGAGTCGCAGTTCTCCGGTCTGATCAATTCCGACTACAAAGACGTGTTCAGTTTCGGCCTGCTGGTAGTGATTCTGATCTTCCGTCCCCAAGGCCTGCTGGGTCGCCCACTCGTGGCGAAGGTATAA
- the livM gene encoding high-affinity branched-chain amino acid ABC transporter permease LivM, producing MSAPTKPIDIKQSLIDAVIAGLLALIVFGPIVGIVLDGYGFNLQPGRVAVLVGVVVVGRFFMSLFLQTPKGVAIAQSFESSGSGVHVLPPGYKTRLRFIIPLMILIAVIFPIFADKYVLTVVILGLIYVLLGLGLNIVVGLAGLLDLGYVAFYAIGAYGLALGYQYLGLGFWSALPLAAIAAALAGCILGFPVLRMHGDYLAIVTLGFGEIIRLVLNNWLSFTGGPNGVPVPAPTFFGLEFGRRAKDGGIPIHEYFGFEYNPDLKFIFIYTVLFLVVLAVLYVKHRLTRMPVGRAWEALREDEIACRSMGLNHVLVKLSAFTIGASTAGLAGVFFASYQGFVNPTSFTFFESALILAIVVLGGMGSTVGVVIAAFVLTVAPELLRSFAEYRVLLFGILMVLMMIWRPRGLIRISRTGVQPRKGVLAKVEGA from the coding sequence ATGTCTGCACCTACTAAACCCATTGATATCAAACAAAGCCTGATCGACGCGGTGATCGCCGGCTTGCTGGCGCTGATCGTGTTCGGTCCGATCGTCGGTATCGTACTGGACGGCTACGGCTTCAACCTGCAACCAGGACGCGTGGCCGTGCTCGTTGGCGTGGTCGTCGTCGGTCGTTTCTTCATGAGCCTGTTCCTGCAGACGCCGAAGGGCGTGGCCATCGCGCAGAGCTTTGAAAGTTCGGGCTCCGGCGTGCACGTGCTGCCGCCGGGCTACAAGACGCGGCTGCGCTTCATCATTCCGCTGATGATCCTGATCGCGGTGATCTTTCCGATCTTCGCCGACAAGTACGTGCTGACCGTGGTGATTCTCGGCCTGATCTACGTGCTGCTGGGCCTGGGCCTTAATATCGTGGTCGGCCTCGCCGGTCTGCTCGATCTGGGTTACGTGGCCTTCTATGCCATTGGCGCGTACGGCCTGGCCCTGGGTTATCAGTATCTGGGCCTGGGGTTCTGGTCGGCGCTGCCGCTGGCAGCGATTGCGGCGGCGCTTGCCGGGTGCATCCTCGGTTTTCCAGTGCTGCGCATGCATGGGGATTACCTCGCTATCGTGACCCTGGGCTTCGGCGAGATCATTCGTCTGGTGCTCAACAACTGGCTGTCGTTCACCGGCGGACCGAACGGCGTGCCGGTGCCTGCGCCGACCTTCTTCGGTCTGGAGTTCGGGCGTCGCGCCAAAGACGGCGGCATCCCGATCCACGAGTATTTCGGCTTCGAATACAACCCGGACCTGAAATTCATCTTCATCTACACCGTGCTGTTCCTGGTCGTGTTGGCTGTGCTGTACGTCAAGCACCGCCTGACGCGCATGCCGGTCGGCCGCGCGTGGGAAGCCCTCCGTGAAGACGAAATTGCCTGCCGCTCCATGGGCCTGAATCACGTGCTGGTCAAGCTGTCGGCTTTCACCATCGGCGCGTCAACGGCCGGTCTGGCGGGCGTGTTCTTCGCCAGCTATCAAGGCTTCGTCAACCCGACCTCGTTCACCTTCTTCGAGTCGGCGTTGATTCTCGCCATCGTCGTGCTCGGCGGCATGGGCTCGACAGTCGGCGTGGTCATCGCGGCATTCGTGCTGACCGTCGCACCGGAACTCTTGCGCAGCTTCGCGGAATACCGCGTCTTGCTGTTCGGCATCCTCATGGTGCTGATGATGATCTGGCGTCCCCGTGGCCTGATCCGCATCAGCCGTACCGGCGTGCAGCCACGCAAAGGCGTGCTGGCCAAAGTGGAGGGCGCGTAA
- a CDS encoding ABC transporter ATP-binding protein, with protein MSEEIVLSVENLMMHFGGIKALSDVSLQVRRNSIFALIGPNGAGKTTVFNCLTGFYKATGGRIELNARGKKTNVIQLLGEQFRAADFASPKRFGSRLYYKMFGGTHLVNRAGLARTFQNIRLFKEMSVVENLLVAQHMWVNRNMLAGILNTKAYRKAEEDAMNTAFYWLEVVDLVDCANRLAGELSYGQQRRLEIARAMCTRPQVICLDEPAAGLNPQETEALSGMIRHLRDDHDMTIVLIEHDMGMVMGISDDIVVLDHGNVIAKGKPEQIRNDPKVIAAYLGADEEELV; from the coding sequence ATGAGCGAAGAAATCGTTCTGTCCGTCGAAAACCTGATGATGCACTTCGGCGGCATCAAGGCCCTCAGCGACGTCAGCCTGCAAGTGCGGCGCAACTCGATCTTCGCCCTGATCGGCCCGAACGGCGCCGGCAAGACCACCGTGTTCAACTGCCTGACCGGCTTCTACAAAGCCACCGGCGGGCGTATCGAGCTCAATGCGCGAGGCAAGAAAACCAACGTCATTCAGTTGCTCGGAGAGCAATTTCGCGCCGCGGACTTCGCGTCGCCGAAGCGCTTCGGCAGCCGGCTGTACTACAAGATGTTTGGCGGCACGCACCTGGTAAACCGTGCAGGGCTGGCGCGTACCTTCCAGAACATTCGCCTGTTCAAGGAAATGTCCGTCGTCGAGAACCTGCTGGTCGCACAGCACATGTGGGTCAACCGCAACATGCTGGCCGGCATCCTCAACACCAAGGCCTATCGCAAGGCCGAAGAGGACGCGATGAACACGGCGTTCTACTGGCTCGAAGTGGTAGATCTGGTGGACTGCGCCAACCGTCTGGCCGGTGAGCTTTCCTACGGCCAGCAACGTCGTCTTGAGATTGCCCGCGCCATGTGCACGCGCCCTCAGGTGATCTGCCTGGATGAACCCGCCGCTGGCCTGAACCCTCAGGAAACCGAGGCGCTGAGCGGCATGATTCGCCACCTGCGCGACGATCACGACATGACTATCGTGCTGATCGAACACGACATGGGCATGGTCATGGGCATTTCCGACGACATCGTCGTGCTCGACCACGGCAACGTGATCGCCAAAGGCAAACCGGAGCAGATCCGCAACGATCCGAAAGTGATCGCGGCGTATCTGGGCGCTGATGAAGAGGAGCTGGTATGA
- a CDS encoding ABC transporter ATP-binding protein, with the protein MSKPILELKEIDVYYGPIQALKKVSMHIDEGETVSLIGSNGAGKSTLLMSIFGQPRAASGQIIYQGTDITHKSSHYIASNGIAQSPEGRRVFPDMSVEENLMMGTIPIGDKHASEDMQRMFEMFPRLKERRNQRAMTMSGGEQQMLAIARALMSRPKLLLLDEPSLGLAPIIVKQIFATLRELAQTGMTIFLVEQNANHALKLSDRAYVMVNGEIRLTGTGKELLTNEEVRNAYLGGH; encoded by the coding sequence ATGAGCAAGCCGATCCTCGAACTGAAAGAGATCGATGTGTATTACGGGCCGATCCAGGCCCTCAAGAAAGTCTCGATGCACATTGATGAGGGCGAGACGGTCAGCCTGATCGGCTCCAACGGTGCGGGCAAGTCCACGCTGCTGATGTCGATCTTCGGCCAGCCGCGCGCGGCCAGTGGCCAGATCATCTATCAGGGCACCGACATCACCCACAAGTCGTCGCACTACATTGCTTCCAATGGCATCGCGCAGTCGCCGGAAGGCCGCCGCGTGTTCCCGGACATGTCAGTGGAAGAAAACCTGATGATGGGCACCATCCCCATTGGCGACAAACATGCCAGCGAAGACATGCAGCGTATGTTCGAGATGTTCCCGCGGCTCAAGGAGCGTCGCAATCAGCGGGCGATGACCATGTCCGGCGGCGAGCAGCAAATGCTCGCCATCGCTCGCGCGCTGATGAGCCGTCCCAAGTTGCTGCTGCTGGACGAGCCGAGCCTGGGTCTGGCGCCGATCATCGTCAAGCAGATCTTCGCGACACTGCGTGAATTGGCGCAGACCGGCATGACGATCTTCCTGGTCGAGCAGAATGCCAACCATGCGTTGAAGCTGTCGGACCGTGCTTACGTGATGGTCAACGGCGAGATTCGGCTGACGGGCACGGGTAAGGAATTGCTCACCAATGAGGAGGTCAGGAACGCCTATCTTGGCGGGCACTGA
- a CDS encoding SDR family oxidoreductase: MTSTVFITGATSGFGEACARRFAEAGWSLVLTGRREDRLQALSAELSKQTKVHTLTLDVRDRAGVERAVESLPAEFAKIRGLINNAGLALGIDPAPKCDLDDWDTMIDTNIKGLVYTTRTLLSRLIAYGRGASIVNLGSVAGNYPYPGGNVYGGTKAFVGQFSLNLRNDLVGTGVRVTNLEPGLCESEFSLVRFGGDQAKYDATYAGAEPIQPQDIAETIFWIMNTPAHVNVNSLELMPVSQTWAGFAIDRSRGDK, encoded by the coding sequence ATGACCTCTACCGTATTCATTACCGGGGCCACTTCCGGGTTTGGCGAAGCCTGCGCCCGTCGTTTTGCCGAGGCGGGCTGGTCGCTGGTGCTGACCGGTCGCCGTGAAGACCGCTTGCAGGCGCTGAGCGCCGAGCTGTCGAAGCAAACCAAGGTGCATACGCTGACGCTGGATGTGCGTGATCGGGCGGGTGTGGAGCGCGCCGTGGAAAGCCTGCCGGCTGAATTCGCGAAGATTCGCGGCCTGATCAACAACGCAGGCCTGGCGTTGGGGATCGATCCTGCACCCAAGTGCGATCTGGATGACTGGGACACCATGATCGACACCAACATCAAAGGGCTGGTTTACACGACGCGCACGCTGCTTTCGCGTCTGATCGCTTACGGCCGCGGTGCCAGCATCGTCAACCTCGGCTCGGTAGCGGGGAATTATCCGTACCCGGGCGGTAACGTGTATGGCGGCACCAAAGCGTTCGTCGGACAGTTCTCGCTGAACCTGCGCAATGACCTGGTCGGCACCGGCGTGCGGGTGACCAACCTTGAGCCTGGCTTGTGTGAAAGCGAGTTCTCGCTGGTGCGTTTCGGTGGCGATCAGGCCAAGTACGACGCGACCTACGCGGGCGCTGAGCCGATCCAGCCTCAGGACATCGCCGAGACCATCTTCTGGATCATGAATACGCCGGCCCACGTCAACGTCAACAGCCTGGAGCTGATGCCCGTTAGCCAGACTTGGGCCGGGTTCGCGATTGATCGCAGTCGTGGGGATAAGTAA
- a CDS encoding AGE family epimerase/isomerase, whose product MPDASLPTAKSELSALFTELQQHFMRVVVPLWQGPGWNAEMALPFEAVDAQHRPLPPQRYRAMACARQLFLFSSLIDHPDVPDAATRAAALFRSLQQHFHDAEHGGWFYSIDPQGAPLDRRKDLYTHAFIVFACAHYWGKVREPLVESVLNAALNVVAERFADGDGLYESVLAEDWSSLNAGPLQNPLMHLAEAFLGTLAVRDDADTQAALDALVEGMQRRFVDVEHGVMLEKPLDAVDNWSEPGHQFEWFYLLASSARLRGTPLYRSLETAFTHAEAQGVDQTTGAVAAMLEVDGSVKDGTQRIWAQAEYLRALTLRPDSEHLLARQLKALQAQFLHSTGWNECLDSQGQISRSDMPSTTPYHLATCYIGLADYFSG is encoded by the coding sequence ATGCCTGACGCTTCCCTTCCCACCGCCAAGTCTGAACTGTCCGCCCTGTTCACTGAGCTGCAGCAGCACTTCATGCGCGTGGTCGTGCCGTTGTGGCAGGGCCCGGGATGGAATGCCGAGATGGCGCTGCCGTTCGAGGCGGTCGACGCTCAGCATCGGCCGTTGCCGCCCCAGCGCTACCGGGCCATGGCCTGTGCGCGTCAGCTGTTCCTGTTTTCAAGCCTGATCGATCACCCCGACGTGCCCGACGCCGCCACCCGCGCGGCCGCGCTGTTTCGTTCGTTGCAGCAGCACTTTCACGATGCCGAGCACGGCGGCTGGTTCTACAGCATCGATCCACAAGGCGCGCCGCTGGACCGCCGCAAGGATCTCTACACCCACGCGTTCATCGTCTTTGCTTGCGCGCATTACTGGGGCAAGGTCCGCGAGCCGTTGGTGGAATCAGTGCTCAACGCCGCGCTGAACGTGGTCGCAGAGCGCTTTGCTGATGGCGATGGCTTGTACGAATCCGTGCTGGCCGAGGATTGGTCTTCGCTCAACGCCGGCCCGCTGCAAAACCCGCTGATGCACCTGGCCGAAGCATTTCTCGGCACGCTGGCCGTACGTGATGACGCTGACACGCAGGCGGCGCTGGATGCGCTGGTGGAAGGCATGCAGCGACGTTTTGTGGATGTCGAACACGGGGTAATGCTGGAGAAACCGCTGGACGCTGTGGATAACTGGTCCGAGCCGGGTCATCAGTTTGAATGGTTTTATCTGCTGGCATCGTCCGCGCGGCTGCGGGGCACGCCGCTGTACCGTTCGCTGGAGACTGCGTTCACCCACGCCGAGGCACAGGGCGTCGATCAAACGACCGGCGCGGTTGCGGCCATGCTGGAAGTGGACGGTTCGGTGAAAGACGGCACGCAGCGCATCTGGGCCCAGGCCGAATACCTGCGCGCGTTGACCTTGCGGCCTGATAGCGAGCACCTGCTGGCGCGCCAATTGAAGGCGCTGCAAGCACAATTCCTGCACTCCACCGGCTGGAACGAGTGCCTCGACAGCCAGGGGCAGATCAGCCGCAGCGACATGCCGTCGACGACGCCGTATCACCTGGCGACCTGCTACATCGGACTGGCCGATTACTTCAGCGGCTAA